In the genome of Cryptomeria japonica chromosome 8, Sugi_1.0, whole genome shotgun sequence, one region contains:
- the LOC131057673 gene encoding receptor-like protein 49 — protein sequence MSVGSAFLLIWIIIHFPYSRACLQDERSYLLDFKAAFNLSSSSTRLSSWRGFNCCEWEGVGCDYYTSHVIRLDLSTHLAYPLGHDWQSQQLTGELRPSLFNLQHLQHLDLSGNNFQGISIPPQLSKLQRLTFLSLSNAGFEGEVPLELGNMSSLRHLDISENVYLTSSKFDVWIRNLRSLEFLVMVFVDLRMASQHWGEALNGLTNLTQIHLYYCHISGKIPDLSNLTRLSHLDISYNLFPFELPSWFANVSSLVSLDLHYCGLNGSIPSTFLARSRMSNLMLDSNRDLKGNLSFILSHSSSLVRLSLNYCNLGGVLPHSLGNFSKLENLGLAYTNLKGSIPSSFSSFSSLKYMYLNHNQLSGHIPSSLCQLPKLVYLSLGYNQLSGTIPDSISNLASLDVLSLVSNRLSGNFSLLLLENLTHLIHLDLSGNQLLINISTSWVPRFSNLQYIGLSSCNIEGDLPAFLSQQYQLVGLELSDNNIVGNIPSWLWGLPSLQFLNLSKNQLEGSLPPKISYSFKVVDLHGNRLYGFLPALDFVTEALDLSDNEFNGSIPATIGTVSALSLSGNNLVGQIPSSICYDYYHYYVLDLSKNKLIGMIPENIGRCSGLSVLKLAQNVLQGKIPEELGNLTALRTLNLNGNKLQGIIPSSIANCTNLQVLDLGNNKFEGSIPSWIEKLTDLRILSLASNQFIHRIPPQLFRMKNLQILDLPGNQLSGSIPSDVSELYAMLNSSQSFEVQHFQTGYGGYFYDTQFGFKFADEVTVWIKGRATPYQKIIGADKFIDLSHNKLSSNIPLELGFLKGLISLNISKNNLSGSIPESLGAMAYLESLDLSENKLSGNIPSQLLNLTFLAVLDLSNNMLSGLIPQGKQFSTFDASSFLGNPNLHGPPLENRTWRNGLMGSTDNHTGIEDGDAHGNVVMDRWWAVGVGLSFGVGFATVIAVLCFHIKWRYICFAKMDYLIYYLLEW from the coding sequence ATGTCTGTGGGCTCTGCATTTTTGTTGATTTGGATTATAATTCATTTCCCATATTCAAGAGCATGTTTGCAGGATGAGAGAAGTTACTTGCTGGATTTCAAGGCTGCTTTTAATCTTTCCTCATCCTCAACTCGCTTATCTTCTTGGCGGGGATTCAACTGTTGCGAATGGGAGGGTGTTGGCTGTGATTATTATACATCCCATGTCATCCGCCTTGATTTAAGTACCCACCTTGCTTATCCTCTTGGCCATGATTGGCAGAGCCAGCAGCTGACTGGGGAGCTTCGTCCATCGTTGTTTAATCTGCAGCATCTACAACACTTGGATCTCAGTGGGAATAACTTTCAAGGTATTTCTATTCCTCCCCAATTGTCAAAACTGCAGAGACTTACATTTCTTAGCTTGTCAAATGCTGGATTTGAAGGCGAAGTCCCTCTGGAGTTGGGAAATATGTCAAGCTTGCGTCATTTGGATATTTCAGAGAATGTTTACCTGACCAGTAGCAAGTTTGATGTATGGATCAGAAATCTAAGAAGCCTGGAATTCTTGGTAATGGTTTTTGTGGACCTGAGAATGGCATCTCAGCACTGGGGTGAGGCCCTAAACGGTCTTACCAATCTTACCCAGATTCACCTTTATTACTGTCATATCTCAGGTAAGATTCCAGATCTCTCAAACCTCACTCGTTTATCACATCTAGATATAAGCTATAATTTGTTCCCGTTTGAACTACCCTCTTGGTTTGCGAACGTGTCCTCATTGGTTTCACTTGATCTCCATTACTGTGGTTTAAATGGTTCCATCCCTTCCACTTTCTTGGCGCGTTCAAGAATGAGCAATCTTATGCTTGACTCCAATCGTGACTTGAAAGGAAATCTGTCTTTCATTCTAAGTCATTCTTCCTCACTAGTCAGGCTATCTCTTAATTACTGCAATTTAGGAGGAGTACTCCCCCACTCTCTTGGAAACTTTTCAAAACTTGAGAACTTGGGTCTGGCCTATACCAATTTGAAGGGCAGTATACCATCTTCTTTTAGCAGCTTTTCGTCCCTTAAATATATGTATCTCAATCACAACCAGTTAAGTGGTCATATTCCTTCCTCTCTGTGTCAGCTTCCAAAATTAGTTTACCTCAGTCTGGGCTATAACCAGCTATCAGGAACAATTCCAGATTCCATATCAAATCTGGCCAGTCTAGATGTATTGTCACTTGTTTCCAACCGATTAAGCGGCAACTTTTCACTTCTGCTTCTGGAGAATCTAACCCACCTTATACACTTGGACCTTTCTGGAAATCAACTTCTCATTAACATCTCTACAAGCTGGGTTCCTCGGTTTTCCAACCTACAGTACATTGGATTGAGCTCTTGTAATATAGAAGGCGACTTACCTGCATTTTTGTCCCAGCAGTATCAGTTGGTTGGGCTAGAACTTTCAGATAACAATATTGTGGGAAATATTCCTTCGTGGCTGTGGGGTCTTCCTAGTCTTCAATTCCTCAATCTTTCAAAAAATCAACTGGAAGGTTCTCTGCCCCCAAAGATATCCTATAGTTTTAAGGTGGTGGACTTGCATGGGAATAGATTATATGGCTTTCTTCCTGCTCTTGATTTTGTTACAGAAGCATTAGATCTATCAGATAATGAGTTTAATGGCTCTATTCCTGCAACAATTGGTACAGTATCCGCTCTATCATTGTCAGGGAATAATCTGGTAGGACAAATTCCAAGTTCTATATGTTATGACTATTATCACTATTATGTTTTGGACTTGTCAAAGAACAAGTTGATTGGTATGATCCCTGAAAACATTGGGAGGTGTTCTGGATTATCAGTTTTAAAATTGGCTCAAAATGTTTTGCAAGGGAAGATTCCCGAGGAGCTTGGGAATTTGACAGCTCTTCGCACATTGAATCTCAATGGCAACAAGTTGCAAGGTATTATTCCTTCATCTATTGCAAATTGCACAAATCTTCAAGTACTTGATTTGGGAAATAATAAATTTGAAGGTAGCATTCCTTCTTGGATTGAAAAGTTGACTGACTTAAGAATTCTCAGCTTAGCTTCCAATCAGTTTATTCATAGAATTCCACCCCAATTGTTTAGGATGAAAAATCTTCAAATTCTAGATTTACCTGGTAACCAATTATCAGGAAGTATTCCTTCAGATGTTAGCGAGTTATATGCTATGCTCAATAGTTCACAAAGTTTTGAGGTGCAACATTTTCAGACTGGTTATGGTGGTTATTTTTATGACACACAATTTGGATTTAAATTTGCTGATGAAGTAACGGTGTGGATAAAAGGAAGGGCAACTCCATACCAAAAGATAATTGGAGCAGACAAGTTCATAGATTTGTCTCATAATAAGCTGTCAAGTAATATTCCTCTAGAATTGGGGTTCCTTAAAGGTTTGATTTCTCTAAACATATCAAAAAATAATCTTAGTGGCTCAATCCCAGAATCTTTGGGAGCAATGGCTTACTTGGAATCTCTGGATCTTTCAGAAAATAAGTTGTCAGGAAATATTCCTTCCCAACTCTTAAATCTCACATTCCTTGCTGTATTGGATCTTTCCAATAATATGCTTTCTGGGCTAATACCACAAGGGAAGCAGTTTTCAACCTTTGAtgcttcttcttttctaggaaaTCCCAATCTTCATGGACCTCCACTTGAAAATAGaacatggagaaatggattgatgGGTAGCACAGATAATCATACAGGTATTGAAGATGGAGATGCACATGGAAATGTTGTAATGGATCGGTGGTGGGCAGTGGGAGTGGGGTTAAGTTTTGGAGTGGGATTTGCTACTGTGATTGCAGTGTTGTGCTTCCACATAAAATGGAGATACATATGCTTTGCTAAGATGGATTATTTAATCTATTATCTTTTGGAATGGTAA